attgcaataaattaaattataaattggccatatttcagggtgaaggagacgcgagaaaccaatactggttatcgagcagcggcacctataaaataagtctaacactataatttaaaaaacaaaaaaacgaactaagtttaaataaattgaggaaaaaaatacataaaatatctcgAGACGATCTGCTGTAACCAGCAATCGCTCGCttcaaccaaagtgactataatagtCACTTAGGCTTCAACAAAAGAAAAGACAACTCCGAACACCACTGATTCGGTAGCCATGGAGATGGCGTTAGTGGATTGTATCACAACAATGCTATTGTGATGCCCATTAGCTAACAATGGGCAATAAATGTCAAATTCTGATGGcgcatggttattggttacaGTGGAACCCATGGTTTGCTGAGGGCGACAACAGGATCAGCAACGAATAAACCATACCTTTATGCTAGAAAGGAATTGAGGTACCTGTTAATGGGATCTAGTGATTGGCAGCTGGAGTCAGGGCTTCACATAACGTTACAGGATATATAAAATCAGGGAAgacatgaaatatcaaaatgtgaAAGATATTCCATAACAGTCATTCAAAATGAATGTAACCTAGTATCAACATTCACAGTGGGAAACTAGATAGACTACAAGACATGAAACAGCAAAACTAAGAAGAGTCAAGTACCGTAGTCTAATAGTTGAGTGAACCAATGAAGCAAAGTTTAAAAGTACATAaagcaaatattatttatcaggtAATACTTTTACAATGTTATATAAGAGTATAATGACAATCAGATAAACAATTTAGGCTTTACTGACTGCAAGAGAAAACAAGTCACAATGTTATGCTAATTAACCAAGATCTTGAGCAGATGGGCTTAGAATTTCAATGTGGTTAAATTCGTACAAAGCTTCATGAACCATCTCAAACATAAGAAAAGTAGTTTACTATATTGTGCAGGTTACGAACAAATACAGGTCATGCAATTAGCATGGCACACTTTACATAATTCAAATCACTGGCAAGAATGCAATAAGATAAggacatgaaaaaattgaaaaaaaaaaaaagtattattattACAGGTATAGGCCTAGCGGAGCAAGCGGGAAAGAGTGCCGAGGCCACATCATTTGGATGCAATCACAGCAGACTGGTAAGGTGACAgcaagaattttttatattttgttttgaaagtttCATAAGAAGAGTCACGTAAGATTTGGGGAATACTATTCCAAATTACAACACCCTTATACTTCAAGGAGTTTTGGGACTTGCTTAGCGAAAATCTgggaacaaaaaaatttgattttgtcgAAGAGCGTGTGTTATGCTCATGCACATTACTGAGAACAGTGAAATAATCAGCGAAAGCTGCAGGCAATTGGTTGTTGTGGAACTGGTGCATAATCTTagaaatttctaatttataGATGTCAGACAATTTTAGCACCCTGGCTTTATGATATAGGGTGTTTATGTTTGTACGAACTGGTGCTCCGGAGAGAATTTTAACAgccctattttgtaaaatctctaaTTTACGCAAGCTAGTTTGAGTAGCGGAGCCCCATGCAGCTAAGGCGTATTGGATATGTGATTGAAAAAGAGCAAAGACTCTCGAATTGAGAAAAATTTCGTCTACAAGTCTGAGTTGAGAAAAATTTTGACTCAGACTCTTACTTGAGAAAAACTTGTCTCTAACTCTAATAACAAAAACTAAGGTATATATAAGCCTTCTTCGATATACTGTTGAGAAAGTTTAATTAGACTTGATGCTATATAAAATTTTGGACCCCTTTTATCACCAATGAAATCTGATTTTCGGCTCAGGCTTCGAGGAgcttaataaaaataaaaatctggcTCCGGTCTTGTACCTAACCCTTTCGATTATCGCTTATTAAGTACTCAAAACAAACCTAGATCTTACCAAGAGTATGCGAGAAGAATTGTGTGAATACACATAGCCACCAAACCCACGCTGGTATGGGTGGATATTCAGTAAATTCACTAGCTGATGCATACCAATATGGGTCATAAAATGTCAATACTGCAGTTTGTAAAACGAGGAGTAGAAATCCGCTGAATGTCATCAAATTTGGTGCTACCCATTTtggaaatatctaaaaataaaatttacagtGATGATTGtctcttttttaaaaaaaaaccatAAAGGTAGCAAGCATATTTAATGCTCATCAAACAGGTTTCATGTGGAAGgacatgaaaaatttaatttatatttacctTCACAAACTGGTTCCAGAATGGGTGCATGACATAATTTGACAAGGGTGATGTGTCGATACTGCTGTACTAAAAattaagaatattaaaaaattttgaagtctTTTTTACTGTGTTAGTAAATCAGTTATGACTAAACACTGAAAGTACAAAAGTGTCATGAGTCGGCAACCTACGACCTGCAGCCAGGCTCTTTAAAAATGATgtatagtcaggtgggggttagaatgacgtatgcaaaaatggttatgCTGccccaactagaagtacttgacgGCGTTTAGTGAACTAGCCCCTTTAGTTCGTATATTAAGGTATAATCAAGACAATATTGCAAACTGAATGCGTTTTGTTAACAAGAAAGAATTCCTTAGGTGAAAATACCTGCGACCCGAACCTAACCAAAGGTTGCCATCCCTGGTCTATATTAACATAACAAGGTATGAATTTGAGGGTAGGGTAAGCATGCCCAAAAGCAGAAAACTGTAGTGACACTTAATCCCCGCCTTTCCAGTTTTAATCATCTGGTGAAAAtccgggtctcatgtagtttcgtacctaacatacttctagtgggcttagcataacaattttttcacgtgtcaatcctaacccccacctgaccacaccatccaaaaattacgtcactacgacatcagagtgacgtaatagagcccttcaaactatgcgaactgtcatccaagacgcgcagacgagaacccgaaattgaacagccatttctctcgttttctcgtcgcaacgatcccgataggagagggATCGCTGATCGttggcgccgatgccatttcgggcgatcgtacgagaatttggcaagctctatgacgtgattgtgacgtcgtagtgacgtaatttttgtatggagtagtcaggtgagggttaggattggcatgtcaaaaagttgttatgctacgcctactagaagtacgttaggtacgaaactacacgagacccgaaaATCCTTGTTGAAAAAGATACAAAGAAAACAACCAACCTTGTATGAATCAAATCCAGCCAGTTCATCGTCGGTTATATACATCGTGCAGCTTTGAGACTAATCTGATATAACTCAGTCTACCTTTCTGCTACCAAAGAATGAGCCACCCACGACCTAACGATTGAACCTAACAGCACGAACGAACCTTCACAGTTTACACTACCAGAATCGGATCTGGGTTGCCACCTCGcggatttaaaatttattaccCTTTAGGTGAAGTTGTACAAGCGGACATTTATAGTATAAACAGGATGTGAAGTCGGGGTTCGCCAATATTTTCATCCTATTCGGAGTCATATATTTAAACTCTCCAGAGTtggaataaaaatgataaattccACGCAGTCAAGAATTTTTCGTAGCGATAATCGAAGTCAAAATGttctacaaaattaaaaaaataaaaattcactaAGCCTATTTGAAAGTCTATTATTAATAAAGGATAGTATTcgacattttgattttttagaGTTTGGGAGCCGCAATCAAAgtcattttgttttaattcggagtcaaaaacaaaatattttaaacaggAATCGGAGACTGATTGTGGATTTCCCGTCTCCCAACCCTGAATAAAATGCACAGACAACATATAGAGAATTTGGTTTGTCTCTTTGTTAGaatcagaaaaatttatttgaaaattagctTCAAAGAATAAAATAGTTGCCTAGCTTAATAACTACTTAGCTGATTGAAACGACCGCTGACTCGGGCCAACCTGTCTGTCCCTCGTCATTTGAAAATGACAATTCAATGAAATGAGAGCATTTGATTTACTTTCTTTTTAAATCAAAGTATTGGGATAGTATTTATATGAAGAAACCCAAAATTTGTGAATTGAGGGAGAgagttgaaaatataaaaaagacgtATCTATATTCTTGTTAGTTTCGAAACCAAAAAAAGCAAAAGTAATGGCCTCAATCATTCTGTTTTGAAACTTTGGCTATATAAATCAGACAATAATAAAATGTGGTTGCTTAGAAGAGAGCACATTTTATTTTAGAACTACCTACGTTGCGGAACATTCGGATCATCCTACACGTCATCCGTCCCGGCGATAGACCTAAATGTCCCGGTTTTGCAGTATGaaagtttcaataatttttctatttgatactattacaaaaaaaaaaatttttaaacgGAGGCAGCCGATTTACGACTGATTTATGTctcacttcactagttcagaTACAGAAACAAACATCTTAGCAAACACCAAAAGCTACCTGAGGCAAATATTTGTGGTGCATTACACGCCGGTTATAAATACCTGTTGTTAGAgacatataatattttatacgAAAAGACGCTCAAACGAAATGGAAACCTATTTCTTTGTGAAGTTATGGGCACCACTGAGGTACCAATACATGGagcaaatcaatattatatataagtGATACGCTCGTTAGCGATTAGTGCAAAAACagttttacataaatttatttcttgaatatacatttatattatatatatatatatatattccaaaaatattttgccTTGAACATAATGAAAAAGAACCAACAGATTGAATAAAGTTGATCATGGTATTTTAAATGTCatctatttataaattttctCTGAATATGCATTATTCAGTTCTTTATCTCTTTTCTTGTATCAAATTTACTTTCTGAACATTATCGTAGGGTAGGTGTacgttaaaataaatttaacttcATCATCAGGAAGGTCATTCATGTCCAATATTCTCTTTACGTGACTTCCTAGTGCTTGTATTGGTGCATTCTCCTCGCCCAAACCGAGATTTAAATATTCGAGATATTTTGCTACTGTTTTGAAAAGgtttttatattgtattaaCGTATTTTCTACTTCAAACTCGAGACCTTCAATCCTTTCTTTGGTGTTGGATTTCAATCTATCATAAATAATGTCATATTGACCAAATACATCTAAGATAAGATCCTGCGATCCCATGTTGCGATGGTATTGCTTTTCGATTTCTACAATGCTGGCGCGTTTGCTTTGAGgttcatttatttttctgaCAAAGCTGGGACAGTATGCGTATATCGCGCAATAACCACCAGGCTTCAAAACTCGATGACATTCGGTTTCAAAGGTTGCCAGATCCAGCCAATGCACTGCAGAAGCACATATGATAAGATCCACACTATTGTCTCCGACAGGAAAGACATTATCACGTACAATACGAAATTCcacatttttgtttgaattgtGTTTGTTTGCGTATTCTATCTGAGAATCACTAATATCAATTCCTAATATCGACTCAAAGTAAGGTGTAAATATGTAGATGCTTTGACCTCCTCCGCAGCCTACGTCGAGCATTTTCTTCAGCTTTCCATTTTTGCCATCGCCTTTTTTGCTACGCAAATAGTTCATGATTGCCTCAGCTACAATATCAGGATACGGTGGTCTATGTTTGGCGTACAATTCAGACTTTTCTTTACCATTGTAACAATGGGCGTAAGACATTGCATTCGATTACTTTTATATATCCTATATTGATATTAAAATTGATGAAGAGTTACTTAACTTAGAATCAATGTGTAGTTAAAAATTAACATTCAATTAAACGTAAATCGAATTCGACATAGCTTCACTTCTGAACTCATGCTGCAACTTATTTTATAATCCGCAAGCTGCTTcctttaataaattatctcaaatcaatcaataaaattgtttcattgGTCATTCAGCGAAAGCACAATAAAATGAAAGCGAAAAGGGGGATCACAACATATTTGCATAATGAATCAACAATTTGTTGAATTGCAGCGCCAATTGTTATGCGAGAGCGACACGAAGAATACCGAAACGTTATTCTTCCATAATTTTAAAAGAATTTCTTCCTTTACGCAGTTGTTTTTGACCTTTAATTGCGATAATCATAGagaatattgatttaaaaaaatgtcatcattgtttgtaaatataattttcaaaccatttaaaaaatatttcaaatatatatgtcaaCTTTCAAGAAAAAATTTATGTCTTTATTTGGGAACCCTTGGCACTCACCGAACCCTATTTCTTGTCTCGCTGGACCTAACCCTCCCGGTAAAGTCGGGTTAAAGAACACTGGTGCAGATATTgaaacacacacacatatatatacatacaaataATCATTGCTTAAGATCGCTAAACACAAGAATATTAATTAGGATATACAAAACCACATGAGCCTCAGGCattgaaaataataagaaaTTGCGATGATATATATAACAGGGAAAAAATTTATCGATAGTTTACATCGATAGGGTATGCAAGTTTGATAAAGGTACATCCTTTGAATTTTTTCCTATTTCAACGGCCTGGATATTATTTACTGAATGTTAAAAcagttgatatatatataatcgatCTTCGTTTATAGACAAACGTTTATAAATATCACATCCGAGACAATATGTATAGCAGGGATATGAAGGATGAAAAGGATATTCGTAAAATTTCAGACTAACTTGAAACATTCTTTATATCTTTTCTCCATGTCAATACCACTGATGTCGCCTGGGGTATTTCAAAATATGCTATGGGATAAACAAATAGATTAGACAATGTAAGACTTTTCTAAATACACGATATAGCACTCAATATAACAAAGAagaattatttatgaaatgGGAAATTTGGTTGTTTAATGTTTCGTTAAGTTTCGTGTTGACTCGAAAAAGTAACACCTGCAAATGATTGGATAACTGGAACTGATTTCTTGTATTTATATTACTGTCGGAGTTATCTTAAAACATCAAAGGTATAATTTTAGCATCCGTGAACACTGCAGGTTACTCTGGCTTTATAGAAACATGGAGAAGTACTAAGACAGTCAATAAGAAAATGATCAATAACTCACAGAGGTCTCAAATTTGTAGTGAAATATGAAAAGCAATTGAGGACGGAGATGGCTAATTGGGGATGAGACTGGGTTAAGAGATAAATGTCCAATAGTGAAGTCAAATAAAGAGACTTGCTACCCGTATGCGCAGTCAGGAGACACTGGTACAGCTATCGAAGCATGCAATAATATTCATTGTTTGTCATCGCTGGTTTAAAACAAGTCTACGAGAACATTAATTAAAACATACAAAACCACAAAAGCCCTGGGCGTTGAATATAACAAGAACTAGCGATAATACAACAACGAAAACATTTGATCTTAAACTGTTAACAAAAGTTTGAACTGGATACGCAAGATTGCTGTAAAGTAATTTCTTCTGTATTCGGAGTGAATATATACAAAGCTCGTTTTTAAATTATCCAGAAACAGATCGATGCTGGAGGCcaagtcaattttatttctgaaattcTCATTGTTTTTCACAGGTTGAAAGAATCTTAAAACTGATAATTTATTATGAGAAATTCGATTTTGTTAAGAAATACGAACATGCATAGTAGACTATGTTTTTTATACAGAAATGCggatctttatttttttttatggaatTGTCATACAGTATGGGTGTTTGCGTGATTATTGTACATAATGTATTTATTGTCATACTTTGCTAATATTGAATTTGTgcgaaagtaatttttttttaattaatcaaacatcaaatatatatgaaatgttCAAAAACGATTGATCGAAAGTTCTCATTTGTATAACTGACGTCAGACGGTGCGTTTCAAGTTATAGTATGCGAGAGAACCACCAAATAACATCACATTATACTTTCCTCGCCTCTGTATTTATAccaaacaaaaaactttttacgTACTATCATCATATTTTGGTATTAATGTTTTGTCACGTTGTCTAGAAAATATCCGCAAATGATTTGAAAACTCGAAATCATATCTTTTTTGCACTGGAGTAAAATTGCATCTTCAAACACCATCGACGCTGTATTTTATGATGTGCGCCCATTGCAAACTATTTTGGCTTCAAAGaagtgtgaaaaaaaaaacgaaacaaTATACGGAAAAAGGGTTTCAACCCACTAAGACCAGGGAGTCcgtgaaaataaatattggacTTCGACCCCTTGTTGTAAACTctaacttgacttgacttgaagGAGTGGAGAACCTTCTATTTCGACTTCCGCCCCAAATCTAATTTTGATATCCTAAACTTTGGGAGTATCCAAGCCTTCTTTATTAAACTGTAAAAAGCGCTTAATAAACTTGATGTGTTTTGAGTTCTCCAAATAAATTTGACTTCTTACATAACCATGGAATGTCCGAAAATCCGATTCCAACACGGGGTATACAGAATTTCATCTGGGGTGAGTGCAAAAATACATCTCCGGATCCGGAAAAGCA
This genomic interval from Styela clava chromosome 15, kaStyClav1.hap1.2, whole genome shotgun sequence contains the following:
- the LOC120334551 gene encoding putative methyltransferase DDB_G0268948, producing the protein MSYAHCYNGKEKSELYAKHRPPYPDIVAEAIMNYLRSKKGDGKNGKLKKMLDVGCGGGQSIYIFTPYFESILGIDISDSQIEYANKHNSNKNVEFRIVRDNVFPVGDNSVDLIICASAVHWLDLATFETECHRVLKPGGYCAIYAYCPSFVRKINEPQSKRASIVEIEKQYHRNMGSQDLILDVFGQYDIIYDRLKSNTKERIEGLEFEVENTLIQYKNLFKTVAKYLEYLNLGLGEENAPIQALGSHVKRILDMNDLPDDEVKFILTYTYPTIMFRK